From a single Rhodospirillaceae bacterium genomic region:
- a CDS encoding 3-hydroxyacyl-CoA dehydrogenase NAD-binding domain-containing protein: MTTDTKTVVETRDRPDGVRVVTLNNPPVNAIGWEMRQQLHDTMRAIDADPAVKGVVLTGAGRAFIAGADIRQFGQPNPPGVPSLTDGVHAIEDCRKTVVAAVNGPAAGGGLEVALGCHFRVAGPKARLGLPEVNIGTIPGATGTQRLPRLAGLRNALDMIVSGDLVPAARALELGIVEAIEDDPVEAAAAMALARPPKKLREDGSKIGDIPDGFFDDYKNGMARRWRGFEARFKAVDAVAKIVLPYDEAVKAEREVFRECQGTPEARAMRHVFFSDRQAARHPSIPKDTPAATIEQAAVIGCGTMGGGIAMNFANAGIPVKVLETSPEALEKGLGIVAGNYAATVSRGRLSQEAMDRRMGLISGVTGYDDIADCDIVIEAVFENMDIKKEVFGTLDVVCKEGAVLATNTSTLDVDEIADATARPEAVVGTHFFSPANVMRLIEIVRGAKTSDETAQTAMKLSPRIGKVGVMCGVCDGFVGNRMLYQYSRQANFLIEEGALPQDVDRVIYDFGLPMGPFAMGDLAGVDVGYLVRQERLKKFGPTNKRESKIADAIYHLGRYGQKTRKGWYDYAEGSRTPQPNAEVTALIEQASADLGIERRDVSDDEILERCLYPLINEGAKLLAEGIAARPLDIDLIWIYGYGFPRYRGGPMHWADEIGPAHVLERLEHYARTCDPDWLEPAPLLREIAGQGTTFREWAEAR; this comes from the coding sequence ATGACCACAGATACGAAGACGGTCGTCGAAACCCGTGACCGGCCGGACGGCGTGCGCGTCGTCACCCTGAACAACCCGCCGGTCAACGCGATCGGCTGGGAAATGCGGCAGCAGCTGCACGACACGATGCGCGCCATCGACGCCGACCCGGCGGTAAAGGGCGTGGTGCTCACCGGCGCCGGCCGGGCTTTCATCGCCGGCGCCGACATCCGCCAGTTCGGCCAGCCGAACCCGCCGGGCGTGCCGAGCCTGACCGACGGGGTCCACGCCATCGAGGACTGCCGCAAGACGGTGGTCGCCGCGGTCAACGGACCGGCTGCGGGCGGCGGGCTCGAGGTCGCGCTGGGCTGCCACTTCCGGGTCGCCGGCCCGAAGGCGCGGCTCGGCCTGCCGGAGGTCAATATCGGCACGATTCCGGGGGCCACGGGCACCCAGCGGCTGCCGCGGCTCGCCGGCCTCAGGAATGCGCTCGACATGATCGTCAGCGGCGACCTCGTGCCGGCGGCCAGGGCGCTCGAACTCGGCATCGTCGAGGCCATCGAGGACGATCCGGTCGAGGCCGCGGCGGCGATGGCGCTGGCCCGGCCGCCGAAGAAGCTGCGCGAGGACGGTTCGAAGATCGGCGACATCCCCGACGGCTTCTTCGACGACTATAAAAATGGCATGGCCCGGCGCTGGCGCGGCTTCGAAGCCCGCTTCAAGGCGGTCGACGCGGTCGCCAAGATCGTCCTGCCCTACGACGAGGCGGTCAAGGCGGAGCGGGAGGTGTTCCGGGAATGCCAGGGCACCCCGGAAGCGCGCGCCATGCGCCACGTCTTCTTCTCCGACCGCCAGGCGGCGCGCCATCCATCGATCCCGAAGGACACGCCGGCCGCGACGATAGAGCAGGCCGCGGTGATCGGCTGCGGTACCATGGGCGGCGGCATCGCGATGAACTTCGCCAACGCGGGGATCCCGGTGAAGGTCCTGGAGACGAGCCCGGAGGCGCTGGAAAAGGGCCTGGGGATCGTCGCCGGCAACTATGCCGCGACGGTCTCCCGGGGCCGGCTGAGCCAGGAGGCGATGGACCGGCGCATGGGCCTGATCTCCGGTGTGACGGGCTATGACGACATCGCCGACTGCGACATCGTCATCGAGGCGGTGTTCGAGAATATGGACATCAAGAAGGAGGTGTTCGGCACGCTGGACGTCGTCTGCAAGGAGGGCGCGGTGCTGGCGACCAACACCTCGACCCTCGACGTCGACGAGATCGCCGACGCGACGGCGCGGCCCGAGGCCGTGGTCGGCACCCATTTCTTCAGCCCGGCCAACGTCATGCGGCTGATCGAGATCGTGCGCGGCGCGAAGACGTCGGACGAGACCGCCCAGACCGCGATGAAGCTGTCGCCCCGGATCGGCAAGGTCGGCGTGATGTGCGGCGTGTGCGACGGCTTCGTCGGCAACCGGATGCTCTACCAGTACAGCCGGCAGGCCAATTTCCTGATCGAGGAGGGCGCGCTGCCCCAGGACGTCGACCGGGTGATCTACGATTTCGGCCTGCCGATGGGGCCGTTCGCCATGGGGGATCTCGCCGGCGTCGACGTCGGCTACCTTGTGCGCCAGGAGCGGCTCAAGAAATTCGGCCCGACCAACAAGCGCGAATCGAAGATCGCCGACGCGATTTACCATCTCGGCCGCTACGGCCAGAAAACCCGGAAGGGCTGGTACGACTACGCGGAGGGCAGCCGCACACCACAGCCCAATGCCGAGGTGACGGCATTGATCGAGCAGGCGTCGGCCGATCTCGGCATTGAACGGCGGGACGTTTCCGACGACGAGATCCTCGAGCGCTGCCTGTATCCGCTCATCAACGAGGGCGCGAAGCTGCTCGCCGAGGGCATCGCCGCCCGGCCGCTCGATATCGACCTGATCTGGATCTACGGCTACGGCTTCCCGCGCTATCGCGGCGGGCCGATGCACTGGGCCGACGAGATCGGCCCGGCCCATGTCCTGGAGCGGCTGGAGCACTATGCCCGGACCTGCGATCCCGACTGGCTGGAACCGGCCCCGCTGCTGCGCGAGATCGCGGG
- a CDS encoding acyl-CoA dehydrogenase family protein: MLRDLTPRAQELKDNLLDFMDRRIYPSEAVYEEQHNEGDRWDAPPVLNELKAEAKKRGLWNLFLPESDLGAGLTNLEYAHLCEVLGRSPHLAPESCNCSAPDTGNMEVFTRYGTEAQKEKWLKPLLAGEIRSAFCMTEPDVASSDATNIQTEIRRDGDEYVINGRKWWASGAGDKRTKIWIVMGKSDPEAPRYNQQSQILVEPDTPGITIHRFLPVMGFDDAPEGHWEVTFEDVRVPASNMLLGEGRGFEIAQGRLGPGRIHHCMRMIGMAERALELMVRRAADRTTFGTRVIDQGLIRDWIAESRIDIDQSRLLTLNAAHMMDTVGNKAARLEIAAIKVAAPNMLLRVADRAMQVHGACGLTEDTILPKLWSVGRILRFADGPDEVHKAQIARMEIGKHL, encoded by the coding sequence ATGCTTCGCGATCTGACGCCGCGCGCGCAGGAGCTGAAGGACAATCTGCTCGACTTCATGGACCGCCGCATCTACCCGAGCGAGGCGGTCTACGAGGAACAGCACAATGAAGGCGACCGCTGGGACGCGCCGCCGGTCCTGAACGAGCTCAAGGCCGAGGCGAAGAAGCGCGGCCTGTGGAACCTGTTCCTGCCCGAGAGCGACCTGGGCGCCGGGCTGACCAATCTGGAATACGCCCATCTGTGCGAAGTCCTTGGCCGCTCGCCCCATCTGGCGCCGGAATCCTGCAACTGCTCGGCGCCGGATACCGGCAACATGGAGGTGTTCACCCGCTACGGCACCGAGGCGCAGAAGGAGAAATGGCTGAAGCCGCTGCTCGCCGGCGAAATCCGCTCCGCCTTCTGCATGACCGAGCCGGACGTCGCCTCGTCCGACGCCACCAACATCCAGACCGAGATCCGCCGCGACGGCGACGAGTATGTCATCAACGGCCGCAAATGGTGGGCCTCCGGCGCCGGCGACAAGCGCACGAAGATCTGGATCGTCATGGGCAAGTCCGATCCCGAGGCGCCGCGCTACAACCAGCAGTCGCAGATCCTGGTCGAGCCGGACACGCCGGGCATCACGATCCACCGCTTCCTGCCGGTCATGGGCTTCGACGACGCGCCGGAGGGCCACTGGGAAGTGACCTTCGAGGACGTCCGGGTGCCGGCCTCCAACATGCTGCTCGGCGAAGGCCGCGGTTTTGAGATTGCGCAGGGGCGCCTCGGCCCCGGCCGCATCCACCATTGCATGCGCATGATCGGCATGGCCGAACGGGCGCTGGAACTGATGGTCCGGCGCGCCGCCGACCGCACGACCTTCGGCACCCGCGTGATCGACCAGGGGCTGATCCGCGACTGGATCGCCGAGAGCCGGATCGACATCGACCAGTCCCGGCTGCTCACGCTCAACGCCGCCCACATGATGGACACGGTCGGCAACAAGGCCGCGCGGCTGGAAATCGCGGCGATCAAGGTGGCGGCGCCGAACATGCTGCTGCGCGTCGCCGACCGGGCCATGCAGGTCCACGGCGCCTGCGGCCTGACCGAGGACACCATCCTGCCGAAACTCTGGTCGGTCGGCCGGATTCTCCGGTTTGCCGACGGCCCGGACGAGGTCCACAAGGCCCAGATCGCCCGGATGGAGATCGGCAAGCATTTGTAG
- a CDS encoding type II toxin-antitoxin system VapC family toxin — translation MKLLLDSHAAYWWMAGDKRLSKSARSLIFDQSNDVLVSAVSIYEIELKARRRRVVLPPQELRAALRRNAVEELAISHDHAEYAAHLDWDHRDPWDRLLAAQARLETCALVSLDRVFDDIAIDRRW, via the coding sequence GTGAAGCTGCTTCTCGATAGCCATGCCGCGTACTGGTGGATGGCAGGCGACAAAAGACTTTCCAAATCCGCGCGGAGCTTGATCTTCGACCAGTCGAACGACGTGCTGGTCAGCGCAGTTTCGATCTATGAGATTGAACTGAAGGCCCGGCGCCGTCGTGTCGTCCTGCCGCCGCAGGAATTGCGGGCGGCGCTCAGACGCAATGCTGTCGAGGAACTAGCCATCTCCCACGACCACGCAGAGTACGCCGCGCATCTCGATTGGGATCACCGTGATCCCTGGGATCGTCTGCTCGCGGCCCAAGCGCGTCTGGAGACGTGCGCGCTGGTATCGCTTGACAGGGTTTTCGACGACATCGCCATCGACCGGCGATGGTAA
- a CDS encoding type II toxin-antitoxin system prevent-host-death family antitoxin: protein MSSTTYKTAEARANFSALLARAKAGEEISITKGGEPQARLVPPSGPAHREIAPLAHLNLPGDLFDGDDADQAAIDAGDYSDNLGIWRGRKASP from the coding sequence ATGTCGTCCACCACATACAAAACGGCCGAGGCGCGGGCGAATTTCTCGGCGCTTCTGGCCCGGGCCAAGGCCGGTGAAGAAATCTCTATCACCAAGGGCGGCGAGCCACAGGCCCGGCTCGTTCCGCCGTCCGGGCCCGCCCATCGGGAAATCGCGCCGCTGGCCCATCTGAACCTGCCCGGCGACCTGTTCGACGGCGACGACGCGGACCAGGCGGCGATCGATGCCGGCGACTACAGCGACAATCTGGGAATCTGGCGCGGGCGCAAGGCGTCGCCGTGA
- a CDS encoding TauD/TfdA family dioxygenase: MNEVSASARPVAVPGRPVADPADWTGADLTARSDWRLDATAAETAHLVDMARAAAARLGGDPNRLLDAGRSDFDLGPFADTVEAMLGLLRDGPGIALYRGLPLDELSLMETAVVYWAMGLHMGAAQSNNPEGDMIGHVLDAGRDYDHPRHRGYQTSATMDYHCDQTDAVGLLCLRTAKSGGLSKIVSSVRLYNEVLRRRPDLFEALTQPYCWTKHGEMEAGELPYYESPAFNFLDGKLCIAFGPQHMIKGHALPDAPDMTARQCEAIEFMSDLAEEHHAAMRFERGDIQFLNNYTALHTRTAFEDWPEPERRRVLWRLWLRIPDFRPATPYSAQWAKGVRLERTQQQIRLVYRG, encoded by the coding sequence ATGAACGAGGTGAGCGCCAGCGCCCGACCCGTCGCCGTCCCGGGCCGGCCCGTCGCCGATCCGGCGGACTGGACCGGCGCGGACCTGACCGCCCGGAGCGACTGGCGCCTCGACGCGACCGCCGCCGAGACCGCCCATCTGGTCGATATGGCGCGCGCCGCCGCGGCACGGCTGGGCGGCGATCCGAACCGGCTGCTCGATGCAGGCCGCAGCGATTTCGACCTCGGCCCCTTCGCCGATACGGTCGAGGCCATGCTCGGCCTGCTGCGCGACGGGCCGGGCATTGCGCTCTACCGCGGTCTGCCGCTGGACGAGCTGTCGCTCATGGAAACCGCCGTCGTCTACTGGGCGATGGGGCTGCACATGGGCGCCGCCCAGTCCAACAACCCCGAAGGCGACATGATCGGCCATGTGCTCGACGCCGGGCGCGACTACGACCATCCGCGGCACCGCGGCTACCAGACCAGCGCGACGATGGACTATCACTGCGACCAGACCGACGCGGTCGGGCTGCTGTGCCTGCGCACGGCGAAGTCCGGCGGCCTGTCGAAGATCGTCAGTTCGGTCCGGCTGTACAACGAGGTGCTGCGCCGCCGCCCGGACCTGTTCGAGGCGCTGACGCAGCCCTATTGCTGGACCAAGCACGGCGAGATGGAGGCCGGCGAGCTACCGTACTATGAGAGCCCGGCGTTCAATTTCCTCGACGGCAAATTGTGCATCGCGTTCGGTCCGCAACACATGATCAAGGGCCATGCTCTGCCGGACGCGCCGGACATGACGGCCCGTCAGTGCGAGGCTATCGAGTTCATGTCGGACCTGGCAGAGGAGCACCACGCCGCGATGCGGTTCGAGCGCGGCGACATCCAGTTCCTCAACAACTACACGGCGCTGCACACGCGGACCGCCTTCGAGGACTGGCCGGAGCCGGAGCGCAGGCGCGTGCTGTGGCGCCTGTGGCTGCGCATCCCGGATTTCCGCCCGGCGACCCCCTATTCGGCGCAATGGGCAAAGGGCGTCCGCCTCGAACGGACGCAGCAGCAGATCCGGCTGGTGTATCGCGGATAG
- a CDS encoding haloacid dehalogenase type II, with translation MRLTDFKALTFDCYGTLIDWEAGMIAALKPLTGRVDRALGRNEILEAHAFQESTAQRTSPAKPYPELLAVVYKRLAEEWGVPASWEECLAYGASVKDWPAFDDSAESLHYLKRHYKLIVLSNVDNASFAHSNRKLEVDFDAIYTAADIGSYKPAPRNFEYMLEQLARHGVGKDDILHTAESLFHDHGPANDFGLANCWIYRRHGEAGAGATMPLAERPRTDFMFHSLADFVAAHKAELAAA, from the coding sequence ATGCGTCTGACCGATTTCAAGGCCCTCACTTTCGATTGCTACGGCACCCTGATCGACTGGGAGGCCGGCATGATCGCAGCTCTCAAGCCGCTGACCGGCCGTGTGGACCGGGCGCTCGGCCGGAACGAGATTCTGGAGGCCCACGCCTTCCAGGAATCGACGGCCCAGCGGACCAGCCCGGCCAAGCCCTACCCGGAACTCCTCGCCGTGGTCTACAAGCGCCTTGCCGAGGAATGGGGCGTCCCGGCAAGCTGGGAGGAGTGCCTCGCCTACGGCGCGTCGGTCAAGGACTGGCCCGCCTTCGACGACAGCGCGGAATCGCTGCATTATCTGAAGCGGCATTACAAATTGATCGTCCTGTCGAACGTCGACAACGCCAGCTTCGCCCACTCCAACCGCAAGCTGGAGGTCGACTTCGACGCCATCTACACCGCCGCCGACATCGGTTCCTACAAGCCGGCCCCGCGCAACTTCGAATACATGCTCGAGCAGCTCGCCCGCCACGGCGTCGGCAAGGACGACATCCTCCACACGGCGGAGAGCCTGTTCCACGATCACGGGCCGGCCAACGATTTCGGCCTCGCCAACTGCTGGATCTACCGCCGCCACGGCGAGGCCGGGGCCGGCGCGACCATGCCGCTCGCCGAACGGCCACGCACCGATTTCATGTTCCACTCCCTGGCCGACTTCGTCGCGGCCCACAAGGCGGAACTGGCGGCAGCATAG
- a CDS encoding transglutaminase family protein, producing MTDPLIFEKEPQDGVPLADAEPPAFLEPTWYMDFDEPDVQDYAERNAGDAPDHLGKAVNLFYAIRDDFLYSPYSIPIDRAEYKASALIRRGSGWCVQKSLAMVACCRHLGIPARVGYADVKNHLTTPKLRDAMGTDIFSYHGYADIWLEGQWVKATPVFNRTLCEKARVKPQEFDGRGDALFQEYDAAGRRHMEYLQDRGIYSDIPFHEIMTDFAWRYPKYKEEQWNLGGSDPESFADDAAGHAQPETGAGKAA from the coding sequence GTGACGGATCCGTTGATCTTCGAGAAGGAACCGCAGGACGGCGTGCCGCTGGCCGACGCGGAGCCGCCGGCCTTTCTGGAACCGACCTGGTATATGGATTTCGACGAACCGGACGTGCAGGATTATGCAGAGCGCAACGCCGGCGACGCGCCCGACCATCTCGGCAAGGCGGTCAACCTGTTCTACGCCATCCGGGACGATTTCCTCTATTCGCCCTATTCCATCCCGATCGACCGGGCGGAATACAAGGCGAGCGCCCTGATCCGGCGCGGCAGCGGCTGGTGCGTGCAGAAATCGCTGGCGATGGTGGCCTGCTGCCGCCATCTCGGCATCCCGGCCCGGGTCGGCTATGCGGACGTCAAAAACCACCTGACGACGCCCAAGCTGCGCGACGCCATGGGCACCGACATCTTCTCCTATCACGGCTATGCCGATATCTGGCTCGAGGGACAGTGGGTGAAAGCGACGCCGGTGTTCAACCGCACCCTGTGCGAGAAGGCGCGGGTCAAGCCGCAGGAGTTCGACGGCCGGGGCGACGCCCTGTTCCAGGAATACGACGCCGCCGGCCGCCGCCACATGGAATATCTCCAGGATCGGGGTATTTACAGCGACATTCCCTTCCACGAAATCATGACCGACTTCGCCTGGCGCTATCCGAAATACAAGGAGGAGCAGTGGAATCTCGGCGGCTCGGATCCCGAGAGCTTCGCCGACGACGCCGCGGGCCACGCCCAGCCGGAGACCGGCGCCGGAAAAGCGGCCTGA
- a CDS encoding AMP-binding protein: MTLAFPKSQAEIDAIRRERMRAAAEAALRAPLHRKRLPADLDLDRIHEPDEWRRIPILDKEELRALSPRAFMTDFNIAPREDIEEYWRSGGSTGKPLFYPRTFRDMEFMFEGFRRGIHLAGVRAGDTAHISYPLGIHPVGHVSARVCQQMGVGVNWAGAGANTPSAVQVELIDQMRPTVWMGMPGYALHLANLAEAAGFDLKNSSVEKILCCAEPLSAAKRAKIESMWGATVYDGFGMTEMCMMGAEDELHDGFRMWTDMFHLEVLDPESHEPVGPGEEGVLVSTALWNVNATPFIRWNSGDLVVWRSIEAEGDGYSVFPRLKHAHRTAGFFKVRGINITHGDFEDFMFAMAGVQDFKCEALAGPDALDVLRVSYEARKEADADALAAQLSEKIRTVFELRPELVQLDLGTLAREFEGAVKAPRFQDRR, from the coding sequence ATGACCCTTGCGTTCCCGAAGTCCCAGGCCGAAATCGACGCCATCCGGCGGGAGCGGATGCGCGCCGCCGCCGAGGCCGCGCTCCGCGCGCCGCTCCATCGCAAACGCCTGCCGGCCGACCTCGATCTCGACCGCATCCACGAGCCGGACGAATGGCGGCGCATCCCGATCCTCGACAAGGAGGAGCTGCGCGCCCTCTCCCCGCGCGCGTTCATGACCGACTTCAACATCGCGCCGCGCGAGGACATCGAGGAATACTGGCGATCCGGCGGCTCGACCGGCAAGCCGCTGTTCTATCCGCGCACCTTCCGGGACATGGAGTTCATGTTCGAGGGCTTCCGGCGCGGCATCCATCTCGCCGGTGTCCGCGCGGGCGACACGGCGCACATCTCCTACCCGCTCGGCATCCATCCGGTCGGCCATGTCAGCGCCCGGGTCTGCCAGCAGATGGGCGTCGGGGTGAACTGGGCCGGCGCCGGCGCCAACACGCCCTCGGCGGTCCAGGTCGAGCTGATCGACCAGATGCGGCCGACGGTCTGGATGGGCATGCCCGGCTATGCGCTCCATCTGGCGAATCTCGCCGAGGCCGCGGGCTTCGACCTGAAGAACTCCTCCGTAGAGAAAATCCTGTGCTGCGCCGAGCCGCTTTCCGCCGCCAAGCGGGCCAAGATCGAGAGCATGTGGGGCGCCACCGTCTACGACGGCTTCGGCATGACCGAGATGTGCATGATGGGCGCGGAAGACGAGCTGCACGACGGCTTCCGCATGTGGACCGACATGTTCCACCTCGAAGTGCTGGACCCGGAGAGCCATGAGCCGGTCGGCCCCGGCGAGGAAGGCGTGCTGGTCTCCACGGCCCTGTGGAACGTCAACGCCACGCCCTTCATCCGCTGGAATTCCGGCGACCTCGTGGTCTGGCGCTCGATTGAAGCGGAAGGCGACGGCTACAGCGTCTTCCCGCGCCTCAAGCACGCCCACCGCACGGCCGGCTTCTTCAAGGTCCGCGGCATCAACATCACGCACGGGGACTTCGAGGATTTCATGTTCGCCATGGCGGGCGTGCAGGACTTCAAGTGCGAGGCGCTGGCCGGCCCGGACGCGCTCGACGTGCTGCGCGTGTCCTACGAGGCCCGGAAGGAGGCGGACGCCGACGCATTGGCGGCCCAACTGTCCGAGAAGATCCGCACCGTCTTCGAACTGCGCCCCGAACTGGTCCAGCTCGACCTCGGCACGCTGGCCCGCGAATTCGAAGGCGCCGTGAAAGCGCCACGGTTTCAGGACCGGCGGTAG
- a CDS encoding PIN domain-containing protein has protein sequence MIAVDTNILVYAHRADSDRHGPARACLRRLAEGRAPWGLPWPCVHEFIAVASHPAIYDPPSTITQALDQVEVWLASPAVRLLAETSAHWTVLKAQLLAGRVRGPAVHDARIAALCLAHGVSELWTADRDFGRFPGLATRNPLVD, from the coding sequence TTGATCGCGGTCGACACCAATATCCTGGTCTACGCCCACCGCGCCGACTCGGACCGGCACGGGCCCGCGCGGGCCTGCCTCCGGCGGCTTGCGGAAGGGCGCGCGCCTTGGGGGCTGCCCTGGCCCTGCGTGCACGAGTTCATCGCCGTCGCCTCCCATCCGGCGATCTACGACCCGCCCTCCACGATCACGCAGGCGTTGGACCAGGTCGAGGTCTGGCTCGCTTCCCCGGCTGTCCGTCTGCTTGCGGAAACCAGCGCGCACTGGACGGTATTGAAGGCGCAGCTTCTGGCGGGACGGGTCCGCGGCCCGGCGGTGCACGATGCGCGGATTGCTGCGCTTTGCCTCGCCCACGGAGTATCGGAGCTCTGGACCGCTGACCGGGACTTCGGCCGTTTTCCCGGCCTCGCCACTCGCAACCCGCTGGTCGATTGA
- the recJ gene encoding single-stranded-DNA-specific exonuclease RecJ produces MPDSAPQPAVLPALLGVERSLGGRRWQPRTSGAPEADERLGMALAQRLDLPDIVGRLLANRGVTPETAEDFLEPSLKAALPDPSHLRDMDAAVERIVAALENREPTAVFGDYDVDGATSAALLHRYFAELGTPLRLYVPDRIAEGYGPNADALLRLQEEGIRLVLTVDCGISAHEPLAAAQSAELDVVVLDHHVAEPALPPAVAVVNPNRLDEDSPHTALAAVGVTFLLLVALNRALRERGRFEGQPEPDLIGLLDLVALGTVCDVVPLRGLNRVLVAQGLKVMARRRNLGLRALADVARMASAPGAYHAGFLLGPRVNAGGRVGRADLGARLLTTDDPAEARRLAEELDRFNTERRDIEKAVLAAALGDAEAQAAEGQPLVLVAGEGWHPGVIGIVASRIVERTNRPACVVGLDGAAGKGSCRSIAGVDLGAAVIAARQAGLLVNGGGHRMAAGLTVEAGKVEALHGFLCERVERAVATAGAVRTLGIDAVLTPSAATRALQEQIDRVGPFGAGNPEPRFALSGARIAKADVVGDNHVRCFLADAQGGRLKAIAFRSLGEPLGDALLKAGGGALHLAGKLRADDWKGREDVQFLIDDGAVIAG; encoded by the coding sequence ATGCCTGACAGCGCCCCGCAACCGGCGGTCCTGCCCGCGCTTCTGGGAGTCGAACGGTCGCTCGGCGGCCGGCGCTGGCAGCCGCGCACCTCCGGCGCGCCGGAAGCCGACGAACGCCTGGGGATGGCACTGGCACAGCGTCTCGATCTCCCGGACATCGTCGGCCGCCTGCTGGCGAACCGCGGCGTGACGCCGGAGACGGCGGAGGACTTTCTCGAGCCGAGCCTGAAGGCCGCATTGCCGGACCCGTCGCATCTCCGGGACATGGACGCCGCGGTCGAGCGGATCGTTGCCGCCCTGGAAAACAGGGAGCCGACGGCCGTGTTCGGCGACTACGATGTCGACGGAGCGACCTCGGCGGCGCTCCTGCACCGGTATTTCGCCGAACTCGGTACACCGCTGCGCCTTTATGTGCCGGACCGGATTGCCGAGGGCTACGGCCCCAACGCCGACGCCCTGCTGCGCCTGCAGGAAGAGGGCATCCGGCTGGTCCTGACGGTCGATTGCGGAATTTCGGCGCACGAGCCGCTGGCCGCGGCGCAGTCCGCCGAGCTCGACGTCGTCGTGCTCGATCATCATGTCGCCGAGCCGGCGCTGCCGCCGGCGGTCGCGGTCGTCAACCCGAACCGGCTGGACGAGGACAGCCCGCACACGGCGCTCGCCGCGGTCGGCGTGACCTTCCTGCTGCTGGTCGCGCTCAACCGCGCGCTGCGCGAACGCGGCCGGTTCGAGGGGCAGCCGGAACCCGACCTGATCGGGCTGCTCGATCTGGTCGCGCTCGGGACGGTCTGCGATGTCGTGCCGCTGCGGGGCCTGAACCGGGTGCTGGTCGCGCAGGGGCTGAAGGTCATGGCCCGGCGGCGCAACCTCGGATTGCGGGCCCTGGCCGACGTGGCGCGGATGGCGAGCGCGCCCGGCGCCTATCACGCCGGTTTCCTGCTCGGGCCCCGGGTCAACGCCGGCGGCAGGGTCGGGCGGGCCGATCTTGGCGCCCGGCTGCTGACCACCGACGATCCGGCCGAGGCCCGGCGGCTCGCCGAAGAGCTCGACAGGTTCAACACCGAGCGGAGGGATATCGAAAAGGCCGTGCTCGCTGCGGCGCTGGGCGACGCCGAGGCGCAGGCGGCCGAAGGGCAGCCCCTCGTCCTGGTCGCGGGCGAGGGCTGGCATCCCGGCGTGATCGGCATCGTGGCGTCGCGGATCGTCGAGCGGACCAACCGGCCGGCCTGCGTCGTCGGGCTGGACGGCGCGGCCGGCAAGGGCTCCTGCCGCTCGATCGCCGGGGTCGACCTTGGCGCCGCCGTGATCGCCGCGCGCCAGGCCGGCCTGCTGGTGAACGGCGGCGGCCACCGGATGGCGGCCGGCCTCACCGTCGAAGCGGGCAAGGTCGAGGCGCTGCACGGCTTCTTGTGCGAACGTGTCGAGCGCGCGGTGGCGACGGCCGGCGCTGTGCGCACGCTGGGGATCGACGCGGTGCTGACGCCGTCCGCGGCCACCCGCGCGCTCCAGGAGCAGATCGACCGGGTCGGGCCGTTCGGCGCGGGCAATCCGGAGCCCCGCTTCGCGCTTTCCGGCGCGCGGATCGCCAAGGCCGATGTCGTCGGCGACAACCACGTCCGCTGTTTCCTCGCGGACGCGCAGGGCGGGCGGCTCAAGGCCATCGCCTTCCGCAGCCTCGGCGAGCCGCTCGGCGACGCCCTGCTCAAGGCGGGCGGCGGCGCGCTTCACCTCGCCGGCAAGCTGCGCGCCGACGACTGGAAGGGCCGCGAGGACGTCCAGTTTCTGATCGACGACGGGGCTGTCATTGCAGGGTGA